The segment CCGCTTCACAATAGTTAATCGACTTTCCCGCCTTCAGAAGCCTACCCTCCACCGTGATCTTGCCAAGACTTGGACGCAGGAAACTGGTTGTCATATCGATAGTGATGGCACCCAACTGATGATTTGAGGCAGTTCGGGCTGCTGCGCCCATGGCGAAATCCAACAAAGTCATAACCAAACCCCCGTGAGCCACATGGAAACTATTGGTGTGTTCTGCTTGCGCCACGTAACTGATTCGTGCCATTCCATTTTCCGCAAA is part of the Polynucleobacter tropicus genome and harbors:
- a CDS encoding PaaI family thioesterase — translated: MTTSNTKTSSNQRTNYFGLDIPFLHYLGVIPEFAENGMARISYVAQAEHTNSFHVAHGGLVMTLLDFAMGAAARTASNHQLGAITIDMTTSFLRPSLGKITVEGRLLKAGKSINYCEAVALNEAGEITAKASGTFVLRR